From Stenotrophomonas nitritireducens, the proteins below share one genomic window:
- the fabR gene encoding HTH-type transcriptional repressor FabR: MTARDQPLPAPDDLHPARKASISRDDLLAAALSLIGPHRSVSTLSLREVAREAGIAPNSFYRQFRDMDELTVALIDLAGRSLRTIIGQARLRAADSNRGVIRLSVETFMEQLRADDRLMHVLLREGTAGSDAFKQAVDRELEYFEEELKADLVRLAALDGATLHEPALAAKAITRLVFAMGGSAIDLPEERDPELIEQMSQMIRMIITGARALARHPVTD, from the coding sequence ATGACAGCACGCGACCAGCCCCTGCCCGCACCTGACGACCTGCACCCTGCGCGCAAGGCCTCGATCTCGCGTGACGACCTGCTGGCCGCTGCGTTGTCGCTGATTGGCCCGCACCGCAGCGTGTCTACGCTCAGTCTGCGTGAGGTCGCGCGCGAGGCCGGCATCGCGCCCAATTCGTTCTATCGCCAGTTCCGTGACATGGACGAGCTGACGGTGGCACTGATCGATCTGGCCGGGCGGTCACTGCGCACCATCATCGGCCAGGCGCGGCTGCGCGCGGCCGACAGCAACCGCGGGGTGATTCGCCTGTCGGTGGAAACCTTCATGGAACAGTTGCGCGCAGACGACCGCCTGATGCACGTGCTGCTGCGCGAAGGCACCGCTGGCTCCGATGCGTTCAAGCAGGCGGTGGACCGCGAGCTGGAGTATTTCGAAGAAGAACTGAAGGCCGACCTGGTGCGCCTGGCCGCACTGGACGGCGCCACCCTGCACGAACCTGCGCTGGCCGCCAAGGCCATTACCCGCCTGGTGTTCGCCATGGGCGGCAGCGCCATCGACCTGCCCGAAGAACGCGACCCGGAGCTGATCGAGCAGATGTCGCAAATGATCCGCATGATCATCACCGGCGCGCGCGCGCTGGCACGGCATCCGGTCACCGACTGA
- a CDS encoding DUF1615 domain-containing protein codes for MRGTGVMVWPRLLMTAAGLALLVGCSSMPAAPAGPSADVVRTDIARRIPARVEDRAGWAADIQTALAAQQLPANAENICAVLAVIEQESGYRANPEVPGLPRIARAEIDRRAAALHVPSLLVEAGLKVKASDGRSYAQQLAQVRSERDLSELYEEIIGRVPMGQRLFAGKNPVQTGGAMQVSIAFAQANAQGYPYPVTGSIRDEVFTRRGGVYFGTAHLLGYQTPYTQKVHRFADYNAGRYASRNAAFQSALSRLTGQPLALDGDLLLPDAPMEKPGQTERALRSLAPQLGMDERQIRRALAQADRLEFSDSALHSQVFALADARTGTTLPRAVIPGIHLDSPKITRELTTEWFANRVDTRYRQCLQR; via the coding sequence ATGCGTGGTACGGGAGTGATGGTGTGGCCGCGTCTGCTGATGACAGCCGCGGGCTTGGCACTGCTGGTCGGCTGCAGCAGCATGCCCGCGGCACCGGCCGGCCCTTCTGCGGATGTGGTTCGCACGGATATCGCGCGTCGCATTCCGGCCCGGGTGGAGGACCGCGCCGGCTGGGCGGCCGATATCCAGACGGCGCTGGCTGCGCAGCAGCTGCCGGCAAACGCGGAAAACATCTGCGCGGTGCTGGCGGTGATCGAGCAGGAGTCCGGCTACCGCGCCAATCCCGAGGTGCCGGGCCTGCCGCGCATCGCCAGGGCTGAAATAGATCGCCGCGCGGCCGCGCTGCATGTTCCCTCGCTGCTTGTGGAAGCGGGTTTGAAGGTCAAGGCCAGCGACGGCCGCAGTTACGCGCAACAGTTGGCGCAGGTACGCAGCGAGCGGGATCTCAGTGAGCTTTATGAGGAGATCATTGGGCGGGTGCCGATGGGGCAGCGCCTGTTTGCCGGCAAGAATCCCGTGCAGACCGGTGGTGCGATGCAGGTCAGCATCGCTTTTGCGCAGGCCAATGCGCAGGGCTATCCATATCCGGTGACGGGCAGCATTCGTGATGAAGTATTTACCCGCCGCGGTGGTGTGTATTTCGGGACCGCCCATCTGCTTGGCTACCAGACGCCGTACACGCAGAAGGTGCATCGTTTTGCCGATTACAACGCGGGCCGCTATGCCAGCCGCAACGCCGCGTTCCAGAGTGCGCTGAGCCGGCTGACCGGGCAGCCGTTGGCGCTGGATGGCGATCTGCTGCTGCCGGATGCGCCAATGGAAAAGCCTGGGCAGACCGAGCGTGCGTTGCGCAGCCTGGCTCCGCAGTTGGGTATGGATGAACGTCAGATCCGCCGCGCGCTTGCGCAGGCTGACAGGTTGGAATTCAGTGACAGCGCACTGCATTCGCAGGTGTTCGCGCTGGCCGATGCGCGGACTGGCACCACGTTGCCGCGCGCAGTGATACCGGGCATCCACCTGGACAGCCCCAAGATCACCCGCGAGCTGACCACCGAATGGTTCGCCAACCGCGTGGACACACGCTACCGCCAATGCCTGCAACGGTAG
- a CDS encoding HipA family kinase: MRTVHATRYITPLREGGSLPAVIEADDDGMYVIKFRGAGQGPKPLIAELVAGRLAQVLGLPMPDIALVELDREFARTEPDPEIQDLIRASEGINLGSDYLPGALNYDPAAMQPDAELASRIVWFDAYTSNVDRTARNPNLMVWHRKLYLIDHGAALYFHHDWENAGEACGKPFVLIRDHVLLPFASRIAEADATLAPLLTDAVIDGIVAQIPDSWLQSEPSFADADAYRSAYASYLKRRLQLRDAFVQEAIRAHAAYL, encoded by the coding sequence TTGAGAACGGTACACGCCACCCGCTACATCACCCCGCTGCGCGAAGGCGGTTCACTGCCAGCGGTGATCGAGGCCGATGACGATGGCATGTATGTCATCAAGTTCCGCGGCGCAGGCCAAGGCCCCAAGCCCTTGATCGCCGAACTGGTGGCCGGCCGGCTTGCCCAGGTGCTTGGGCTGCCGATGCCGGACATCGCATTGGTGGAACTGGATCGGGAGTTTGCCCGCACCGAACCGGACCCTGAGATCCAGGATCTGATCCGCGCCAGCGAGGGCATCAACCTGGGCAGCGACTACCTGCCCGGTGCGCTCAATTACGACCCGGCCGCGATGCAGCCCGATGCCGAGCTGGCCTCGCGCATCGTCTGGTTTGATGCCTACACCAGCAATGTCGACCGCACCGCCCGCAACCCCAACCTGATGGTCTGGCACCGCAAGCTCTACCTGATCGATCATGGCGCCGCGCTGTACTTTCACCACGACTGGGAGAACGCCGGCGAAGCCTGCGGCAAACCTTTCGTCTTGATCCGTGACCATGTGCTGCTGCCATTTGCCAGCCGCATCGCCGAGGCCGACGCAACTCTGGCCCCCTTGCTGACCGACGCGGTCATTGACGGCATCGTCGCGCAGATTCCGGACAGCTGGCTGCAGAGCGAGCCCAGCTTTGCCGATGCCGATGCCTATCGTTCGGCGTATGCCAGCTATCTGAAGCGCCGCCTGCAATTGCGCGACGCCTTTGTACAGGAGGCCATCCGTGCCCACGCTGCATACCTATGA
- a CDS encoding DUF3037 domain-containing protein, with amino-acid sequence MPTLHTYDYAVIRVVPRVEREEFINVGVIISCPSAAYLQAAIEVDVARLRAFAPQLDQAAVQPWLDAIVAICQGAPGAGPIAQLPPRARFHFLTAKRSSVVQTSVTHVGRTSNPAGLVEHLLERMVRTPR; translated from the coding sequence GTGCCCACGCTGCATACCTATGACTACGCGGTCATCCGCGTGGTACCGCGGGTAGAGCGTGAGGAATTCATCAACGTTGGCGTCATCATCTCCTGCCCCAGCGCAGCCTATCTGCAGGCCGCCATCGAGGTTGATGTCGCGCGGCTGCGGGCGTTTGCCCCGCAGCTGGACCAGGCCGCCGTGCAACCCTGGCTGGATGCCATCGTCGCAATCTGCCAGGGAGCGCCCGGCGCGGGCCCCATCGCCCAGCTGCCGCCGCGCGCACGCTTCCACTTCCTCACCGCCAAGCGCAGCTCGGTGGTACAGACCTCGGTGACCCACGTCGGCCGCACCAGCAACCCGGCCGGGCTTGTCGAGCATCTGCTCGAGCGCATGGTGCGCACACCGCGCTGA
- a CDS encoding energy transducer TonB encodes MLSKMMGLMLLVAAVTVSPSVIAGNAEPLQLAPAEALKFWTPSGGEFHPRMPPKPGKVAFAEEVTVAYTVTKRGRTKDVEVIEVKPAGASSEWALNAVRAMRFDPTESNSTRQPVRSQLLTHWDGSAR; translated from the coding sequence ATGCTCTCAAAGATGATGGGTTTGATGTTGCTTGTTGCCGCGGTTACTGTCAGTCCGTCGGTCATTGCAGGGAATGCTGAGCCGTTGCAGCTCGCTCCCGCCGAAGCCCTGAAGTTCTGGACTCCCAGTGGAGGGGAGTTCCATCCCCGAATGCCGCCAAAGCCTGGCAAGGTAGCGTTTGCGGAAGAAGTTACCGTTGCCTACACGGTAACCAAGCGTGGTCGAACCAAGGATGTCGAGGTGATAGAGGTGAAACCGGCTGGTGCCAGCTCCGAATGGGCGCTCAATGCAGTGAGGGCTATGCGTTTTGATCCCACCGAGAGCAACTCGACGCGGCAACCGGTTCGTAGTCAGTTGTTGACGCATTGGGACGGTTCGGCGCGCTAG
- a CDS encoding acyl-CoA synthetase, whose protein sequence is MYQDLGRNQANYTALSPLSFLRKAATVHPQRLAVIHGERRLDWAQVYQRCRRLASALQRMGVGKGDTVAVLLPNTPAMIELHYGPAMLGAVLNALNTRLDAQTLAFMLDHGEARIVFSDREFAPLMKRALALCERPPQVIDVDDAEIEEGALLGQIEYEALLASGDPEFAFELPADEWDAITLNYTSGTTGDPKGVVYHHRGAYLNAVANIIDWGMPQHPVYLWTLPMFHCNGWCFPWTMAAVAGTQVCLRRFDRKQVLELMREHAVSHYCGAPVIHAALAAAPEHSKQGLVGVKGQVAGAAPPAAVLEEMERMGVEITHVYGLTEVYGPASICQPQAEWAQLPIAERAELNSRQGVACLLQEDMQVLDPETLQPVPWDGLSVGEIMFRGNITMQGYLKNPRATAEAFAGGWFHTGDLAVVYANGAVKIRDRSKDVIISGGENISSLELEDVLCRHPAVLAAAVVAKPDPKWGETPCAFIELKETLELASEDALAHCRQHLAGFKVPRRFVFGPLPRTATGKVQKFTLRDAAKELADLD, encoded by the coding sequence ATGTACCAGGATCTTGGCCGCAACCAGGCCAATTACACCGCATTGTCGCCATTGAGCTTTCTGCGCAAGGCAGCCACCGTGCACCCGCAGCGGTTGGCCGTCATCCACGGTGAGCGCCGCCTGGATTGGGCGCAGGTCTACCAGCGGTGCCGCAGGCTGGCCTCGGCATTGCAGCGCATGGGAGTGGGCAAGGGCGATACCGTCGCCGTACTGTTGCCCAACACGCCGGCCATGATCGAGCTGCACTACGGCCCGGCCATGCTAGGTGCGGTGTTGAATGCGCTCAACACCCGGCTGGATGCGCAGACCCTGGCCTTCATGCTCGATCACGGCGAAGCCAGAATCGTATTCAGTGATCGCGAGTTCGCGCCCTTGATGAAGCGGGCGCTGGCGCTGTGCGAGCGTCCGCCGCAGGTCATCGATGTCGATGATGCGGAGATCGAGGAGGGCGCGCTTCTCGGCCAGATCGAGTACGAAGCCTTGCTGGCATCTGGCGACCCGGAATTCGCATTCGAGTTGCCGGCTGACGAATGGGACGCGATCACTCTGAACTACACCTCCGGCACCACCGGTGATCCGAAAGGCGTGGTCTACCATCACCGCGGTGCCTACTTGAATGCGGTGGCCAACATCATCGACTGGGGCATGCCGCAGCACCCTGTGTATCTGTGGACGCTGCCGATGTTTCACTGCAATGGCTGGTGTTTTCCGTGGACGATGGCGGCAGTAGCCGGCACCCAGGTCTGCCTGCGCCGCTTTGATCGCAAGCAGGTACTGGAGTTGATGCGTGAGCACGCGGTCAGCCACTACTGTGGCGCGCCGGTCATTCATGCGGCACTTGCCGCCGCACCCGAGCACAGCAAGCAGGGCCTGGTCGGGGTCAAGGGCCAGGTTGCCGGCGCCGCGCCGCCGGCTGCCGTGCTCGAGGAAATGGAGCGCATGGGCGTGGAAATCACCCATGTTTATGGGCTGACCGAAGTCTATGGCCCGGCTTCGATCTGCCAGCCGCAGGCCGAATGGGCGCAGCTGCCCATCGCCGAGCGGGCGGAGCTCAACAGCCGCCAAGGCGTGGCCTGTCTGCTGCAGGAAGACATGCAGGTGTTGGATCCGGAGACATTGCAGCCGGTACCTTGGGATGGCCTCAGCGTTGGCGAGATCATGTTCCGCGGCAACATCACCATGCAGGGTTACCTGAAAAACCCGCGGGCAACGGCCGAAGCGTTTGCCGGCGGCTGGTTTCATACCGGTGACTTGGCCGTGGTCTATGCCAATGGCGCGGTCAAGATCCGTGACCGTTCCAAGGACGTGATCATTTCCGGCGGCGAAAACATCTCCTCGCTGGAGCTGGAGGATGTGCTGTGCCGCCATCCCGCCGTGCTGGCGGCGGCGGTGGTGGCCAAGCCGGATCCGAAGTGGGGCGAAACGCCATGCGCCTTCATCGAGTTGAAGGAAACCCTGGAACTGGCCAGCGAAGATGCGCTCGCCCATTGCCGTCAGCATCTGGCCGGTTTCAAGGTGCCGCGGCGCTTCGTGTTCGGCCCCTTGCCGCGCACGGCAACGGGCAAGGTACAGAAGTTCACCTTGCGTGATGCGGCGAAGGAATTGGCCGACCTGGACTGA